Proteins from one Bacillota bacterium LX-D genomic window:
- a CDS encoding YidC/Oxa1 family membrane protein insertase: MSILVNFISDSIQFFYNITAISGIPNYGFAIILFTVFIKLLLFPLTSIQVKSMRAMQELQPKLKEIQTKYKNDQQKAQQAMMELYQKNKVNPFSGCLPLLVQMPILFALFTALRTFFDPKLHPAYVNLEHATFFWIPNLGVPDPLYILPILAAVFTFVQQKASTPNNTDPTQKTMLYIMPLFMGWIAKSFASGLALYWVVYSIVSALEQFLLKKQRIVAKEEVAER, from the coding sequence TTGTCGATTTTGGTCAATTTTATTTCCGATAGTATTCAGTTTTTTTATAATATTACCGCTATATCTGGTATACCTAACTATGGATTTGCTATTATTTTGTTTACAGTTTTTATTAAACTGCTTTTGTTTCCTTTAACATCTATTCAAGTCAAATCCATGAGGGCAATGCAAGAGTTACAGCCAAAGCTTAAGGAAATACAAACTAAGTATAAAAATGATCAACAAAAAGCACAGCAAGCTATGATGGAATTGTACCAGAAAAACAAAGTAAATCCTTTTTCTGGCTGCTTACCTTTATTAGTACAAATGCCGATATTATTTGCTTTATTTACTGCTTTACGTACTTTTTTTGATCCAAAATTACACCCAGCTTATGTAAACTTAGAACATGCTACTTTTTTCTGGATACCTAACTTAGGAGTTCCGGACCCATTATATATATTACCAATTTTGGCGGCTGTTTTTACATTTGTCCAACAAAAGGCTAGTACTCCTAATAATACAGATCCGACACAAAAGACTATGTTGTACATAATGCCACTATTTATGGGTTGGATTGCAAAAAGTTTTGCATCTGGTTTGGCTCTATACTGGGTAGTTTATAGTATTGTTAGTGCTTTAGAGCAATTTTTGCTTAAAAAACAGCGAATTGTTGCCAAGGAGGAAGTTGCTGAAAGATGA
- the dnaN gene encoding DNA polymerase III subunit beta — MKINIRQDELLAGVQVVQRAISSKSTLPILNGIYLSAQNGLLYLRATDLEIGIEYSVAVEVIEEGTTVLPAKYFAEIVRKLPNMEITLENKEDSNLFKITYGTSEVELNTYDHKEYPVLPKIEGLYNLQVNPELLVNAIKFVSIAASSDASRPIFTGILLEITERGFINLVATDTHRLAYRQVNFNNESAENLNLSLIIPSRALNELSRIIRPEEEILEIQIAEKLTLFKTQNVMLISRLIEGQFPEYQEVIPKEFTSQIRVLTKGFRDSLERAALLSKDDLKTRSNVIKLNAQGNTLTISSQSAEIGKIHEEIPIYLNGEEIEIAFNAKYLIDVLRVMDQEEIYLNLKGALSAGVIKPTDNNNYLFLVLPVRLA; from the coding sequence ATGAAAATAAACATTAGGCAAGACGAACTCCTAGCCGGTGTACAAGTTGTACAAAGAGCTATTTCCAGTAAAAGTACTTTACCTATACTTAACGGTATATATCTGTCAGCTCAAAATGGTTTACTGTACTTAAGAGCAACAGATTTAGAAATAGGAATTGAATATTCAGTAGCTGTAGAGGTGATTGAAGAAGGAACTACAGTATTACCAGCTAAATATTTTGCAGAAATAGTTAGGAAACTTCCTAATATGGAAATAACTTTAGAAAATAAGGAAGATTCAAATCTTTTTAAGATAACTTACGGCACTTCTGAAGTAGAGCTTAATACTTATGATCATAAAGAATATCCTGTACTTCCTAAAATTGAAGGTTTATATAATTTACAAGTTAATCCTGAACTATTAGTAAATGCTATTAAGTTTGTTTCTATTGCTGCTTCCAGCGATGCATCACGTCCCATTTTTACCGGAATTTTATTGGAAATTACGGAACGGGGATTTATTAATCTTGTAGCCACAGATACCCACCGCTTAGCTTATAGACAAGTTAATTTTAATAATGAGTCAGCTGAGAACCTTAATTTATCTTTAATTATTCCTAGCCGTGCTTTAAATGAATTAAGTAGAATTATCCGGCCAGAGGAAGAGATTTTAGAAATACAAATTGCAGAAAAACTGACTCTCTTTAAAACGCAAAATGTAATGTTAATTTCTAGGCTTATTGAAGGACAATTCCCAGAGTACCAAGAAGTTATTCCTAAGGAATTTACCTCTCAAATCCGGGTTTTAACCAAGGGATTCCGAGATTCTTTAGAAAGGGCTGCACTACTTTCTAAAGATGACTTAAAAACTAGATCAAATGTTATTAAATTAAATGCTCAAGGGAATACTCTGACTATATCCTCTCAATCTGCAGAAATTGGTAAAATTCACGAAGAAATACCTATTTATCTAAACGGAGAGGAAATTGAAATTGCTTTTAATGCCAAATATTTAATTGATGTACTGCGCGTTATGGATCAGGAAGAAATATACTTAAACCTTAAAGGAGCCTTAAGTGCAGGTGTAATAAAACCTACAGACAATAATAATTATTTATTTTTAGTTCTTCCTGTTCGCTTAGCATAA
- the recF gene encoding DNA replication/repair protein RecF: MYLQSLDLQNFTNYTNLKYYVTHKLNILVGKNAQGKSNLLEAIYYLSSAHSGRYPNDLELIKWGSDFFQIKAEVGTKNSVFQLRYSLKNKKKELEVNGTKSNKVTDIIGLFNVVLFSPDDLFIVKGTPALRRRYLDNEIIQVSPSYYHYLLQYRKILLQRNNLLKNIKLGKSDTGSLDVWESQLAKSGAWLISKRLEMLQKIKPLARLAHRRLTSGQEELEIIYKSTICQNIEQIGSHNLEKIFLENLQKFQKEDTIKGYTTIGPQRDDFELKINGLNANVFGSQGQQRTVALSLKIAELEFMFAESGEYPVLLLDDVLSELDKNRREQLLSMVSKKIQTFITCTDLEFLNQETLAKAAIAEISGGKLQKLPALES; encoded by the coding sequence ATGTATCTTCAATCTCTAGATTTGCAAAATTTCACAAATTATACTAATCTTAAATATTATGTTACTCATAAATTAAATATTCTAGTAGGGAAAAATGCTCAAGGAAAAAGTAACCTTTTAGAAGCCATTTATTACTTAAGCTCTGCCCATTCCGGACGTTATCCAAATGATTTGGAACTGATTAAATGGGGAAGTGACTTTTTTCAAATTAAAGCGGAAGTAGGAACCAAAAATTCTGTTTTTCAGCTTCGCTACAGTCTGAAAAATAAAAAGAAAGAGCTGGAAGTTAACGGGACAAAAAGTAATAAAGTTACAGATATTATTGGACTGTTTAATGTTGTTTTATTTTCACCAGATGATTTATTTATTGTTAAAGGTACTCCAGCTTTACGCAGAAGGTATTTAGACAATGAAATAATACAAGTAAGCCCATCTTACTACCATTATCTTTTACAATATCGTAAAATTCTCCTGCAGCGTAATAATTTATTAAAAAATATAAAATTAGGAAAATCAGACACTGGGAGTTTAGATGTTTGGGAAAGTCAACTTGCTAAAAGTGGTGCTTGGTTGATTTCTAAAAGATTAGAAATGCTGCAGAAAATTAAACCTTTAGCAAGGCTTGCCCATCGCCGTTTAACTAGTGGCCAAGAGGAATTAGAAATTATTTATAAATCTACTATTTGCCAAAATATTGAGCAAATAGGCAGCCACAACCTTGAAAAAATTTTTTTAGAGAACTTACAAAAGTTCCAAAAAGAAGATACAATTAAAGGCTATACTACTATTGGCCCCCAAAGGGATGATTTTGAACTTAAAATCAATGGCTTAAATGCCAATGTATTTGGTTCTCAAGGTCAACAAAGGACAGTTGCCTTGAGTTTAAAAATAGCCGAGTTAGAGTTTATGTTTGCAGAAAGTGGCGAATATCCTGTACTTCTTTTAGATGATGTATTATCTGAGTTGGATAAAAATCGGAGAGAACAACTATTATCCATGGTAAGTAAAAAAATTCAAACTTTTATTACTTGTACTGACCTAGAATTTTTAAATCAGGAAACTTTAGCTAAAGCAGCAATAGCTGAAATCAGCGGTGGAAAACTGCAAAAATTGCCTGCTTTAGAAAGTTAG
- the gyrB gene encoding DNA topoisomerase (ATP-hydrolyzing) subunit B has protein sequence MTEPMETNYDASQIQVLEGLEAVRKRPGMYIGSTSSRGLHHLVYEIVDNSIDEALAGFCNRIEVVINPDNSITASDNGRGIPVDIHPKMGKPAVEVALTVLHAGGKFGGNGYKVSGGLHGVGMSVVNALSEWLEVKVKRNNEIYFQRYERGNPVSQLKVIGKSKGTGTQISFKPDKEIFEDLVYDFDTLAYRLKELSFLNKGVKIILKDERDGKQEEYLHDGGIIDFVKSLNKNKDVIHNRPIYLKDKKENIEVEIALQYFDGYVENIFSYANNIHTTEGGTHESGFKTALTRAINDYARKYNLLKGNESNLSGEDIREGLTAVISVKIIDPQFEGQTKTKLGNSEVRGIVDSVLGEGISQYLEENPSIAKKIIEKSISASRAREAARKARELTRRKNALEISGLPGKLADCSVKDPGQSELYLVEGDSAGGSAKSGRDRRYQAILPLRGKILNVEKARLDKILNNEEIRAMITALGTGVGEDFAIEKLRYHKTVIMTDADVDGSHIRTLLLTFFYRYMKPLIENGYVFIAQPPLFQLKSKKGKEQHYFYSEEDLNKYLEKIDKENYNIQRYKGLGEMNADQLWDTTMNPETRTLLKVSLEDAIKANEIFTILMGDKVEPRKEFITQHAKEVRVLDI, from the coding sequence ATGACAGAGCCCATGGAAACAAATTATGATGCTAGTCAAATTCAAGTCCTTGAAGGCTTGGAGGCAGTTCGTAAAAGGCCAGGTATGTATATTGGCAGCACCAGTTCCCGAGGTTTGCACCATTTAGTTTACGAAATAGTTGACAATAGTATTGATGAGGCACTAGCCGGTTTTTGCAATAGAATCGAAGTTGTAATTAATCCAGACAACAGCATTACCGCAAGTGATAACGGACGAGGCATACCTGTGGATATTCATCCTAAGATGGGTAAACCGGCTGTTGAAGTAGCCTTAACAGTACTTCATGCTGGCGGTAAATTTGGGGGAAATGGCTATAAAGTATCCGGCGGTTTACATGGGGTTGGAATGTCCGTTGTCAATGCACTCAGCGAATGGTTAGAAGTAAAGGTAAAAAGAAATAACGAAATTTATTTTCAACGTTATGAACGGGGAAATCCTGTTTCCCAATTAAAAGTAATCGGTAAATCCAAAGGGACTGGAACCCAAATTTCTTTCAAGCCAGATAAGGAAATATTTGAGGATTTAGTTTATGATTTCGACACCTTAGCTTATCGGCTGAAGGAACTTTCTTTTTTAAATAAAGGTGTCAAAATTATTTTGAAAGATGAACGCGATGGCAAACAAGAAGAATATCTCCATGATGGTGGCATTATCGATTTTGTGAAAAGTTTAAATAAAAACAAGGATGTAATCCATAACCGTCCAATTTACTTAAAAGACAAAAAAGAAAATATTGAAGTAGAAATTGCTTTACAGTATTTTGATGGATATGTAGAAAATATTTTTTCCTATGCTAATAACATTCATACCACGGAAGGTGGTACTCATGAATCAGGATTTAAAACAGCCTTGACTAGAGCAATCAATGATTATGCACGAAAGTATAATTTGTTGAAAGGTAACGAAAGCAATTTATCAGGTGAAGATATTAGAGAAGGATTAACGGCCGTAATTAGTGTCAAAATCATAGATCCTCAGTTTGAAGGTCAAACAAAAACTAAATTAGGCAATAGTGAAGTTAGGGGAATAGTGGATTCGGTATTAGGTGAAGGAATAAGTCAGTATTTAGAGGAAAATCCCTCTATTGCTAAGAAAATTATTGAAAAATCAATTTCTGCCTCTCGAGCTAGGGAAGCAGCAAGAAAAGCAAGAGAATTGACCCGCCGCAAAAATGCTTTAGAAATATCAGGCCTCCCTGGAAAATTAGCTGATTGCTCTGTGAAAGATCCTGGGCAAAGTGAGCTTTATTTGGTGGAGGGTGATTCAGCTGGAGGGTCGGCCAAATCAGGTCGAGACCGGCGTTATCAGGCTATATTGCCTTTAAGAGGTAAAATCCTCAATGTAGAAAAAGCTAGGCTAGACAAAATTTTAAATAACGAAGAAATCAGGGCAATGATTACTGCTTTGGGAACAGGTGTAGGGGAAGATTTCGCAATTGAGAAATTAAGATATCATAAAACAGTTATCATGACAGATGCTGATGTTGATGGTTCCCATATTCGCACTTTGCTCTTAACTTTCTTTTACCGCTACATGAAACCTTTAATTGAAAATGGGTATGTTTTTATAGCACAGCCCCCTTTATTCCAGCTAAAGAGTAAAAAAGGGAAAGAACAACACTATTTCTACAGCGAGGAAGATTTAAATAAATACTTGGAAAAGATAGATAAAGAAAACTACAATATCCAAAGATATAAAGGCTTAGGAGAAATGAATGCTGATCAACTTTGGGATACTACTATGAATCCAGAAACTAGAACCTTACTAAAAGTTTCTTTAGAAGATGCCATTAAGGCCAATGAGATATTTACGATTCTCATGGGTGATAAAGTAGAGCCTCGTAAAGAATTTATTACCCAACATGCGAAAGAAGTCCGGGTTCTTGATATTTAA
- the yidD gene encoding membrane protein insertion efficiency factor YidD: MSKIFVKLIRIYQKFFSPLFPRRCRFYPTCSQYAIEVFEKYGFFRGFFKTFWRIIRCNPFFPGGYDPS, from the coding sequence ATGAGCAAAATATTTGTTAAATTGATTAGAATATATCAAAAATTTTTCTCTCCACTGTTTCCTAGAAGGTGTAGATTTTATCCTACATGTTCTCAATATGCAATTGAAGTTTTCGAAAAGTACGGTTTTTTTAGGGGTTTTTTTAAAACCTTTTGGAGAATAATACGCTGCAATCCTTTTTTTCCAGGAGGTTATGACCCTTCATAA
- the rpmH gene encoding 50S ribosomal protein L34, with protein MKRTYQPKNRKHKRVHGFLSRMSTPGGKNVIRRRRLKGRKKLSA; from the coding sequence ATGAAAAGAACATATCAACCTAAAAATAGAAAACATAAAAGAGTTCACGGTTTTTTAAGCAGGATGAGTACTCCTGGTGGAAAAAATGTAATTAGAAGAAGACGCTTAAAAGGGAGAAAGAAATTATCAGCATAA
- the dnaA gene encoding chromosomal replication initiator protein DnaA produces the protein MDLDEIWGKTLDILENELSKPSFETWLKSTQLLDLDEHKATIGVPNEFAKDWLKDRYYNLIKNTIQLIVDQDIELNFVLPSAKEYLQHSEKGQYKNKNSQSTIENINFSLESPHLNSKYTFESFVIGNSNRFAHAASLAVAETPAKTYNPLFIYGGVGLGKTHLMHAIGHYVIENSNNTKVLYVSSEKFTNELINSIQDGQTVEFRNKYRNIDVLLIDDIQFLAKKERTQEEFFHTFNALHDANKQIVISSDRPPKEIPTLEDRLRSRFEWGLITDIQPPDFETRIAILRKKALSENLQVPNNVMASIAEKIQSNIRELEGALIRVAAYANITKKTYNEDIVDEALRDLISPNKPPEITIERIQEKVASHFNLKVEDLKAKKRTKNVAFPRQIAMYLIREMTDNSLPQIGQEFGGRDHTTVMHAYDKISKELKNSRSLEETINLLVTQIKSN, from the coding sequence ATGGATTTAGATGAAATATGGGGCAAAACACTTGATATTTTAGAAAATGAACTAAGCAAACCTAGCTTTGAAACATGGCTTAAATCAACTCAATTATTAGATCTTGATGAACATAAAGCCACCATTGGAGTGCCGAACGAATTTGCTAAAGACTGGCTCAAAGACAGATATTACAACTTAATTAAAAATACTATTCAATTAATTGTTGATCAGGACATAGAATTGAATTTTGTATTACCTTCAGCTAAGGAATATCTACAACATAGCGAAAAAGGTCAATATAAAAATAAAAATTCCCAGTCCACAATAGAAAATATTAATTTTTCTTTAGAATCCCCTCATCTAAATTCAAAATATACTTTTGAATCTTTTGTTATAGGAAATAGTAATAGATTTGCCCATGCTGCTTCTTTAGCAGTAGCTGAGACACCTGCAAAAACTTATAATCCTCTATTTATTTATGGTGGGGTAGGTTTAGGCAAAACTCACTTAATGCATGCCATTGGTCATTATGTTATAGAAAACTCAAATAACACTAAAGTGCTTTATGTTTCTTCGGAAAAATTTACAAATGAGTTAATTAACTCTATTCAAGATGGGCAAACAGTGGAATTTAGAAATAAATACAGAAATATTGATGTACTTTTAATTGATGATATACAATTTCTAGCCAAAAAAGAAAGAACTCAAGAAGAATTTTTCCACACCTTCAACGCTTTACATGATGCTAATAAACAAATTGTAATATCTAGTGATCGCCCACCTAAAGAAATTCCTACTTTAGAAGATCGTTTACGCTCACGCTTTGAATGGGGTTTAATTACTGATATTCAACCACCTGATTTTGAGACAAGAATTGCTATTTTAAGAAAAAAAGCCTTATCGGAGAATTTGCAAGTTCCTAATAACGTTATGGCTTCTATTGCCGAAAAAATTCAATCAAATATTAGAGAATTAGAAGGGGCCTTAATCCGAGTTGCTGCTTACGCTAATATTACTAAAAAAACTTACAATGAGGATATTGTAGATGAAGCATTAAGAGACCTTATTTCACCAAATAAGCCTCCAGAGATAACCATTGAAAGAATTCAAGAAAAAGTAGCAAGTCATTTTAATTTAAAGGTTGAAGATTTAAAGGCTAAAAAGAGAACAAAAAACGTAGCTTTTCCAAGGCAAATAGCTATGTATTTAATTAGAGAGATGACAGATAATTCACTGCCTCAAATTGGACAAGAATTTGGCGGAAGAGACCATACTACGGTAATGCACGCCTACGATAAAATTTCCAAAGAGTTAAAAAATAGTCGTTCCTTAGAAGAAACTATCAATTTACTAGTAACTCAAATAAAATCTAATTAA
- the jag gene encoding RNA-binding cell elongation regulator Jag/EloR yields MRSVEITAKTVEEAVETALKELKVKQEDVKVEVLEEPSKGLFGIIGCRMAKVRITMEDKPSQVALDFLNKVFAEMDLEVNVEIKETNDTLAITFSGPQLGILIGRRGETLDALQYLTNLAVNHKFERRIHVLLDVEGYRKRREQTLINLAQRLSEKVKRTGKNVVLEPMNSHERRIIHTTLQNDNYVQTYSEGQEPYRKVVISLKNKVSQESI; encoded by the coding sequence ATGAGGAGTGTTGAGATTACTGCTAAGACAGTCGAAGAAGCAGTGGAAACAGCCTTAAAAGAGCTTAAAGTTAAGCAAGAAGATGTCAAGGTAGAAGTTTTAGAGGAGCCTAGCAAAGGTTTGTTTGGAATTATAGGCTGTAGAATGGCTAAGGTCAGAATAACTATGGAAGATAAGCCGAGCCAGGTAGCTTTAGATTTTTTAAACAAAGTCTTTGCAGAAATGGACTTAGAAGTTAATGTGGAAATAAAAGAAACTAATGATACACTAGCAATTACTTTTAGCGGACCCCAACTTGGTATTTTAATTGGGCGACGTGGAGAAACCCTTGATGCATTACAATATTTAACTAATTTAGCAGTCAATCATAAATTTGAGCGTAGGATCCATGTGCTGCTGGATGTGGAGGGATACCGTAAACGCCGGGAACAAACTTTAATAAATTTAGCACAGCGTCTTTCTGAAAAAGTTAAACGTACGGGTAAAAATGTTGTTTTAGAACCTATGAATTCCCATGAAAGACGTATTATCCATACCACATTACAAAATGACAATTATGTACAGACTTATAGTGAAGGGCAAGAACCTTATCGAAAGGTAGT
- a CDS encoding RNA-binding S4 domain-containing protein, which translates to MEKYQEIAINTPSIKLDQFLKWAAIAATGGEAKILISSGQIKVNNKIEMQKGKKLLNGDIVEVKKEKYQVVFKS; encoded by the coding sequence GTGGAAAAATATCAGGAAATTGCAATCAATACTCCAAGCATTAAACTTGATCAGTTTTTAAAATGGGCTGCCATAGCTGCAACAGGCGGAGAAGCTAAAATTTTAATTAGTTCCGGTCAAATCAAAGTTAACAATAAAATTGAAATGCAAAAAGGAAAAAAACTCCTGAATGGAGATATAGTTGAGGTAAAAAAAGAAAAATATCAAGTTGTTTTTAAATCATAG
- the rnpA gene encoding ribonuclease P protein component produces the protein MLKRDFRLKKNKDYKITYNKGKYLTGQYVIMYYLKNGLSVNKFGFSISKKVGKAVVRNKIKRRLRECCRLNNSRLAQGYNIIFVARSKIKGIKYVLVEEEIINLLSKANLLKQNS, from the coding sequence TTGTTAAAAAGGGATTTCCGGTTAAAAAAAAATAAGGATTATAAAATTACATACAATAAGGGGAAGTATCTGACTGGCCAATACGTAATTATGTATTATTTAAAAAATGGTTTAAGTGTTAATAAATTTGGTTTTTCTATTTCGAAAAAAGTTGGTAAGGCAGTTGTAAGAAATAAAATTAAGCGCAGGTTAAGAGAATGCTGTAGGCTAAACAATTCTAGGCTTGCCCAAGGGTATAACATTATTTTTGTTGCCCGGTCTAAAATTAAAGGAATTAAATACGTTTTAGTCGAAGAAGAAATTATTAATTTGCTTTCTAAAGCTAATTTATTAAAGCAAAATTCTTAA